One window from the genome of Cryptomeria japonica chromosome 6, Sugi_1.0, whole genome shotgun sequence encodes:
- the LOC131048623 gene encoding uncharacterized protein LOC131048623: MKVVVVGGSMAGLACAHALFSAGCKQVIVLEKARTLKSAGAGLALDSQTCQALAEWQLHQQLMDSTLPLTIDQNQATESKSKATRVLARDENFNCRAAHWSDLHKLLYDKLPRDTVHWGHEVVSFRQSGDGLGVTVEVKMAQTDQTIEIDGDLLVAADGSMSLIRKHFVPHQHRRYLGYCAWRGVFDYSKNDSPEMVASIKKVYPDLGKCLYFDLAKGSHSVFYELHGKRINWLWYVNQPEPHMQMNSLTAKVDKIAIEKMHEEASETWVPELSALIKATPEPFINVLYDREPLKQFVWGHVVLVGDAAHPTSPHGVRSTNMSIMDASVLGQSIAKWGFDKISTALAEYESIRLPVTSQQVLYSRHLGLLKQGFLFDPPHSFPWFEADADLCEQLLQRNMPFFKSHS; the protein is encoded by the exons aTGAAGGTGGTGGTTGTCGGAGGTAGCATGGCCGGCCTGGCATGTGCTCATGCTCTTTTTTCAGCAGGCTGTAAGCAAGTGATTGTCTTGGAGAAAGCTCGAACCTTAAAATCTGCTGGAGCAGGGCTGGCCCTGGACTCCCAGACATGCCAAGCTCTGGCTGAATGGCAGCTCCATCAACAACTCATGGATTCCACCCTTCCTCTCACCATCGACCAG AATCAAGCAACTGAAAGCAAGAGTAAAGCCACCCGAGTGCTTGCTAGAGATGAGAATTTCAATTGCAGGGCTGCCCATTGGAGTGATTTGCACAAATTGTTGTATGATAAGCTACCACGGGATACAGTGCACTGGGGTCACGAGGTTGTTTCGTTTCGGCAGAGTGGGGATGGATTGGGTGTCACAGTTGAAGTGAAGATGGCTCAGACAGATCAAACAATTGAGATAGATGGGGATTTGCTGGTTGCTGCAGATGGTTCCATGTCTCTCATTAGGAAGCATTTTGTGCCTCACCAACACAGGAG GTATTTAGGCTATTGTGCATGGCGAGGTGTCTTTGATTATTCCAAGAATGATTCACCTGAGATGGTTGCTTCCATTAAGAAAGTTTACCCTGATCTTGGCAAATGTTTGTATTTTGATCTTGCCAAGGGGAGTCATTCTGTGTTTTACGAGTTGCATGGTAAAAGGATTAATTGGCTTTGGTATGTTAATCAACCTGAACCTCATATGCAG aTGAACTCGTTAACTGCAAAAGTAGACAAGATTGCCATTGAAAAGATGCATGAAGAAGCCAGTGAGACATGGGTACCAGAGTTATCCGCTCTTATAAAGGCCACCCCAGAACCATTCATAAATGTTTTATATGATCGAGAACCACTAAAGCAATTTGTTTGGGGTCATGTGGTGCTTGTGGGTGATGCTGCACATCCAACTTCCCCCCATGGAGTCAGAAGCACAAACATGTCAATCATGGATGCAAGTGTTTTGGGTCAATCAATTGCAAAGTGGGGCTTTGACAAGATTTCTACAGCATTGGCTGAATATGAGTCTATTCGGCTCCCTGTGACATCACAACAAGTATTGTACTCTCGACATTTAGGTCTTCTGAAACAGGGTTTTCTGTTTGATCCTCCACATAGTTTTCCTTGGTTTGAGGCAGATGCAGACCTATGTGAGCAGCTGCTTCAAAGGAATATGCCTTTCTTCAAATCACATagttag